In a genomic window of Mycolicibacterium neoaurum VKM Ac-1815D:
- a CDS encoding FAD-dependent oxidoreductase — protein sequence MTFVITQNCCTDASCVPVCPADCIRPAPDTAGTAAPMLYIDPASCVDCGACVAVCPVGAIYHEDDLPESQLRFKTINADYFAGTPLDIRATPARWSPTPVGRDALRVAVVGAGPAACYAVADLTRSPGVRVDVFDRLPTPYGLVRFGVAPDHQHTKDITSVFDTALSGPSVQCYFNVCVGTDVTHEQLTASYDAVIYATGATRSRELGIPGERLPGSVAAADFVNWYNGHPDHAEATFPLDSERAVIIGNGNVALDVARILVLDEATLRATDIAEHALNELRRSAVREVVILARRGAGAGAFSVGELMALGSLPDVDIVVEGALGERPDDHEGALKFDIVGEYATRPTVAGRRRIVLRFGARPLQVSGTERVEALVIEDGDETSTIETSMVLRAIGYRSAPVPGLPSDPETGVVSNHAGRVTSDDAPVPGLYVTGWVKRGPRGVIGTNRLCARETVESLLADAAAGRLPTPTAQPEAIRARLGEQGVPVVDWSGWRLIDDAERAQGSVADRPRVKVVDRAALLTAAGVAG from the coding sequence ATGACCTTCGTCATCACCCAGAACTGCTGCACCGATGCCAGCTGTGTTCCGGTCTGTCCGGCCGACTGCATCCGCCCGGCGCCGGACACCGCCGGGACCGCAGCGCCGATGCTCTACATCGATCCCGCCAGTTGCGTGGATTGCGGTGCGTGTGTGGCGGTCTGCCCGGTCGGCGCGATCTATCACGAAGATGACCTGCCGGAGTCCCAACTGCGATTCAAGACCATCAACGCCGACTACTTCGCCGGCACGCCGCTGGACATCCGGGCCACACCCGCACGGTGGTCACCGACACCGGTCGGCCGCGATGCGTTACGGGTGGCGGTCGTCGGTGCCGGTCCCGCGGCGTGCTACGCGGTGGCCGATCTGACCCGCAGCCCCGGCGTGCGCGTCGACGTCTTCGATCGTCTACCCACCCCCTATGGGCTGGTCCGCTTCGGCGTGGCCCCCGACCACCAGCACACCAAGGACATCACCTCGGTGTTCGACACCGCGCTGTCCGGGCCCAGCGTGCAGTGCTATTTCAACGTCTGTGTCGGTACCGACGTCACCCACGAACAGCTGACGGCGTCCTATGACGCGGTGATCTATGCGACCGGCGCCACCCGCAGTCGCGAGCTCGGCATTCCCGGCGAGCGGCTACCCGGCAGCGTTGCCGCCGCCGATTTCGTCAACTGGTACAACGGCCATCCCGATCACGCCGAGGCGACGTTCCCGCTGGACTCGGAGCGGGCAGTGATCATCGGCAACGGCAATGTCGCGCTGGACGTCGCACGGATCCTCGTCCTGGACGAGGCAACCCTGCGCGCGACCGATATTGCCGAGCATGCGCTGAACGAGCTGCGCCGCAGCGCGGTTCGCGAGGTCGTGATCCTGGCTCGCCGTGGTGCCGGGGCGGGCGCGTTCTCGGTCGGCGAGCTGATGGCGCTCGGTTCCCTGCCCGATGTCGACATCGTCGTCGAGGGCGCCCTCGGTGAGCGGCCGGACGATCACGAGGGGGCGCTGAAGTTCGATATCGTCGGCGAGTACGCCACGCGTCCGACCGTCGCCGGTCGTCGCCGCATCGTGCTCCGGTTCGGTGCCCGACCGTTGCAGGTGAGCGGAACCGAGCGGGTCGAGGCGTTGGTCATCGAGGACGGCGATGAGACCAGCACGATCGAGACGTCGATGGTGTTGCGTGCCATCGGGTATCGATCGGCACCGGTGCCCGGCCTGCCGTCCGACCCGGAGACCGGGGTGGTGTCCAACCACGCGGGACGGGTGACCTCCGACGATGCGCCCGTGCCGGGGCTGTATGTCACCGGCTGGGTCAAGCGCGGCCCGCGTGGTGTCATCGGGACCAATCGACTGTGCGCTCGGGAGACGGTGGAAAGCCTGTTGGCCGATGCCGCCGCCGGACGGCTGCCGACGCCGACGGCGCAGCCGGAGGCGATCCGCGCCCGCCTCGGCGAGCAGGGGGTTCCGGTCGTCGACTGGTCGGGTTGGCGTCTGATCGACGATGCCGAACGGGCGCAGGGATCGGTCGCCGATCGGCCACGGGTCAAGGTCGTCGACCGCGCCGCGCTGCTCACCGCGGCCGGCGTGGCCGGTTAG
- a CDS encoding ferredoxin has translation MGVRVDGSRCSGIGMCEMTAPDVFEIGDDGQAHVIGDPDGNRELTAEAISNCPTSALSFDD, from the coding sequence ATGGGAGTACGGGTCGACGGCTCCAGGTGTTCGGGCATCGGCATGTGTGAGATGACCGCGCCGGACGTCTTCGAAATCGGCGACGACGGGCAGGCACATGTGATCGGGGATCCGGATGGGAACCGGGAGCTGACCGCAGAGGCCATCTCCAATTGCCCCACCAGCGCGCTGTCGTTCGACGACTAG
- a CDS encoding aldehyde dehydrogenase family protein: MTSMSPTTPSTTIGEPVSENAGGERAELHRVFRTGRTRGLQWRLDQLAAIEALCDEQEPAIAAALAEDLGRPPVEAWLGDIASTKGEAAYARKHLKKWMRRQRQPLPLAQRPGRGWVQYDPLGSVLVIGPWNYPFYLSMGPLVAAVAAGNCALLKPSELAPATSALLADLVPKYLDSQAVRVVEGDGATTQRLIAQGYDHVLFTGGTEIGRKIMAAAAPTLTPVTLELGGKSPVIVTSDADLDVTARRIAWVKLMNSGQTCIAPDYVLAERSVVDTLTAKIVENMAVFRAQEASTGQRIVNRRQFDRLRGLVESTSGTIVTGGGCVEAELRIEPTVIRDPAPNDAVMADEIFGPILPVLGVENTAAAIEFINARPKPLALYVFTGSNRLGEDLIDAIPSGGAVINHVAMHCLVPQLPFGGVGASGIGQYHGRWGFEALSHRRAVLAKSAKPDLALTYPPYTDRAIKIMRRLF, encoded by the coding sequence ATGACATCGATGTCTCCTACGACACCCTCGACGACGATCGGGGAACCGGTGTCCGAGAACGCCGGCGGTGAACGCGCCGAGTTGCACCGGGTCTTCCGCACCGGACGGACCCGTGGGCTGCAGTGGCGGCTGGACCAGTTGGCCGCGATCGAGGCGCTGTGTGACGAGCAGGAGCCGGCGATCGCCGCGGCGCTGGCCGAGGATCTCGGAAGGCCGCCGGTGGAAGCCTGGCTCGGCGATATCGCGTCGACCAAGGGCGAGGCGGCGTACGCCCGCAAACACCTCAAGAAGTGGATGCGCCGGCAGCGCCAGCCGTTGCCGTTGGCACAACGACCCGGACGTGGCTGGGTGCAGTACGACCCGCTGGGCAGCGTGCTGGTGATCGGACCGTGGAACTATCCGTTCTACCTGAGCATGGGTCCGCTGGTCGCCGCGGTTGCCGCGGGCAACTGCGCACTTCTCAAGCCCTCCGAACTGGCACCGGCCACCTCGGCCCTGCTTGCCGACCTGGTGCCGAAGTATCTCGACAGCCAGGCGGTGCGGGTCGTCGAGGGTGACGGTGCGACCACCCAGCGGCTTATCGCGCAGGGCTATGACCATGTGCTGTTCACCGGCGGCACCGAGATAGGTCGCAAGATCATGGCCGCGGCTGCCCCGACGCTGACCCCGGTGACACTGGAGTTGGGCGGCAAGAGCCCGGTGATCGTCACCTCGGATGCGGATCTCGACGTCACCGCTCGGCGCATCGCGTGGGTGAAATTGATGAACTCCGGGCAGACCTGTATCGCGCCGGACTATGTCCTTGCCGAGCGTTCGGTGGTGGATACCCTGACCGCCAAGATCGTCGAGAACATGGCGGTGTTCCGGGCGCAGGAGGCCTCGACGGGTCAGCGCATCGTCAATCGTCGTCAGTTCGACCGGTTGCGCGGTCTGGTCGAATCCACCTCGGGCACGATCGTCACCGGCGGCGGGTGCGTCGAAGCCGAACTGCGTATCGAACCCACCGTCATCCGTGATCCCGCGCCCAACGATGCGGTGATGGCCGACGAGATCTTCGGTCCGATTCTGCCCGTCCTGGGGGTCGAGAACACCGCGGCAGCAATCGAATTCATCAACGCGCGGCCAAAGCCGCTGGCCTTGTATGTATTCACCGGCTCGAACCGACTCGGCGAGGACCTGATCGACGCGATTCCCTCGGGTGGCGCGGTGATCAACCATGTGGCCATGCACTGTCTGGTACCGCAACTGCCGTTCGGCGGCGTGGGGGCCAGCGGTATCGGCCAGTACCACGGGCGTTGGGGATTCGAGGCGCTCAGTCATCGCAGGGCGGTGCTGGCCAAGAGCGCCAAACCCGACCTGGCGCTCACCTACCCGCCCTACACCGATCGCGCGATCAAGATCATGAGGAGGTTGTTCTGA
- a CDS encoding coniferyl-alcohol dehydrogenase yields MSEFSGKHFVVTGAASGIGHEVAEQLLAAGASVTSLDRNRPTAAVTRHIEVDLANPRSIDAALESLEGPYDGLMNVAGIPGTAPADTVLAVNSLAVRHLTEAFFERLVPGGSVTVVSSTAGFGWPERLDAIRDLLATETFEEGAAWFKAHPQQGNAYNFSKEVTTVYAQSMGLALAQMGLRINAVLPGPVETPILADFEESMGKDTLDGVKDLLGRHAQPADVAAVVCFLASDAARWVNGQALAADGGISGAVATGVVPKPEI; encoded by the coding sequence ATGTCCGAATTCAGCGGTAAACATTTTGTCGTGACCGGCGCCGCGTCGGGGATCGGCCACGAGGTCGCCGAGCAACTGCTCGCGGCCGGCGCCTCGGTGACCAGCCTGGACCGCAACCGGCCGACCGCGGCCGTCACCCGCCACATCGAGGTCGACCTGGCCAACCCGCGCAGTATCGACGCGGCCCTCGAATCGCTGGAGGGACCTTACGACGGTCTGATGAATGTGGCAGGTATTCCCGGCACCGCCCCGGCCGATACCGTGCTTGCGGTCAACAGTCTTGCCGTGCGCCACCTGACCGAGGCGTTCTTCGAGCGACTGGTGCCCGGTGGTTCGGTCACCGTGGTGTCCTCGACGGCGGGCTTCGGTTGGCCCGAACGCCTCGATGCCATCCGGGATCTGTTGGCCACCGAGACATTCGAAGAGGGAGCCGCGTGGTTCAAGGCTCACCCGCAGCAGGGCAACGCCTACAACTTCTCCAAGGAAGTCACCACGGTCTATGCCCAGTCGATGGGTTTGGCGCTGGCACAGATGGGATTGCGCATCAATGCGGTGTTGCCGGGCCCGGTCGAAACACCCATCCTCGCCGACTTCGAAGAGTCGATGGGCAAGGACACCCTCGACGGGGTCAAGGACCTATTGGGACGCCACGCTCAGCCTGCCGACGTCGCCGCTGTCGTGTGTTTCCTGGCCTCTGACGCGGCACGGTGGGTCAACGGCCAGGCCCTGGCGGCGGACGGCGGTATCAGCGGCGCGGTGGCCACCGGTGTCGTCCCGAAGCCCGAGATCTGA
- a CDS encoding cytochrome P450: protein MSAPTPTARAFDPVSISSLDFWASTAQEREKSFQILRDERPLSWHRPIEGGLMEAEIDGLWAVTRNEDIAYVSKNPALFCSGQGVMIEAVPEDLLDAAQSFLAMDGAAHSTLRRLISSVFTPRQVAKIRDQVRLQAATIVTDLLATDSGDFVEQVSKRLPMWTIYEMVGLPEEFRDEAAHHADGMVSWADPDVAAGREPGEVLNESLVGLLSMGLELAERRRIEPTSDLMSLLVQAEVDGRRLTDEELGAFFVLLSVAGNDTTRNTVTLTTLALQEFPEQRALLQNDFDTHIARGIEEFVRWATPVMTFRRTATQDTELCGHEVKQGDWVLLIYSSGNRDPRAFVDPHRFDITREPNAHVGFGGGGPHFCMGAFLAKMQLESLFRELIFRAPNLRVGQPEYLTGNFVHAVKSLPYSLD from the coding sequence ATGAGTGCGCCCACTCCGACCGCGCGTGCGTTCGACCCGGTGAGCATCTCCTCGCTGGATTTCTGGGCGTCCACCGCGCAGGAACGGGAGAAGTCTTTCCAGATCCTGCGCGACGAACGGCCGCTGAGCTGGCACCGCCCGATCGAGGGCGGCCTGATGGAGGCCGAGATCGACGGGCTGTGGGCGGTGACCCGCAACGAGGACATCGCCTATGTCAGCAAGAATCCGGCCCTGTTCTGTTCCGGTCAGGGTGTGATGATCGAAGCCGTTCCCGAAGACCTTCTGGACGCAGCTCAGTCCTTTCTGGCCATGGACGGTGCTGCGCACTCCACGTTGCGTCGCTTGATCAGTTCGGTGTTCACGCCGCGGCAGGTGGCCAAGATTCGAGATCAGGTGCGCCTGCAAGCCGCCACGATCGTCACCGACCTGTTGGCCACCGACAGCGGTGATTTCGTAGAGCAGGTCTCCAAACGCCTACCGATGTGGACCATCTACGAGATGGTGGGTTTGCCCGAGGAGTTCCGCGACGAGGCCGCCCATCATGCCGATGGCATGGTGTCGTGGGCAGACCCCGATGTCGCCGCCGGCCGAGAGCCCGGTGAGGTGCTCAACGAGTCGCTGGTGGGGCTGTTGTCCATGGGGCTGGAACTCGCCGAGCGCAGGCGTATCGAGCCGACCTCGGATCTGATGTCGCTACTGGTGCAGGCCGAGGTCGATGGTCGCAGGCTCACCGATGAGGAACTCGGAGCCTTCTTCGTCCTGCTCTCGGTCGCCGGGAACGACACCACCCGCAACACGGTCACCCTGACCACCTTGGCGCTGCAGGAGTTTCCCGAGCAGCGTGCCTTGTTGCAGAACGATTTCGACACCCATATCGCCCGTGGGATCGAAGAGTTCGTCCGTTGGGCGACCCCGGTGATGACCTTTCGGCGGACGGCGACCCAGGACACCGAACTCTGCGGGCACGAGGTCAAGCAAGGCGACTGGGTGCTGTTGATCTACTCGTCGGGGAACCGCGATCCCCGTGCATTCGTGGATCCGCACCGCTTCGACATCACCCGTGAGCCCAACGCACACGTGGGATTCGGTGGCGGTGGCCCACATTTCTGCATGGGCGCGTTCTTGGCCAAGATGCAGCTGGAATCGCTGTTCCGGGAGTTGATCTTCCGTGCACCGAACCTGCGGGTCGGTCAACCGGAGTATCTCACCGGCAACTTCGTACACGCCGTCAAATCCCTTCCCTACAGCCTGGATTGA
- a CDS encoding acyl-CoA synthetase, producing the protein MFPGVHAKTDPDKPAVIMAETGQTLTYHELDQRSAAIAAALRDLGLRRGDVIALLSDNVLEAFEIYWAAIRSGLYITAVNWHLAADEAAYIVNDCGARVLFASAGVGELAREIVSATSGVGHRFGLGGDIDGHRNYTELIEPGRNGLADQPRGAEMLYSSGTTGRPKGVKPVLLDLQVDQPGEPLVGMLAHGFGLTADDRYLSPAPIYHAAPLKWCGGIHALGGTVVLMERFDAVKALAAIEQYRITATQMVPTMLIRMLQLSSEERDRFDVSSLRVAVHAAAPCPPDVKEAMIDWWGPKLVEYYGATEGHGVTVVTSQQWVDKRGTVGRAALGTLHICDDEGTELAPGQVGTVYFERELAPFEYHNDPEKTAAARHPQHDNWSTVGDMGYVDEDGFLFLTDRKAFMIISGGVNIYPQEIENVFALHPKVGDVAVIGVPDPEMGEQVKAVVQLRDPDQAGDDLAAELIGYVRDRIAHYKAPKTVDFVEELPRLATGKLAKRKLLDQYLEVRQ; encoded by the coding sequence ATGTTCCCCGGAGTTCACGCCAAGACCGATCCCGACAAGCCTGCGGTGATCATGGCCGAGACCGGCCAGACGCTCACCTATCACGAGCTGGATCAGCGCTCCGCAGCGATCGCCGCAGCCCTTCGCGACCTCGGGCTGCGGCGCGGAGATGTGATCGCGCTGCTGTCCGACAACGTCCTGGAGGCATTTGAGATCTACTGGGCGGCAATACGATCAGGTTTGTACATCACCGCGGTCAACTGGCATCTGGCCGCCGACGAGGCCGCCTACATTGTCAACGACTGCGGTGCTCGGGTGTTGTTCGCCTCGGCCGGGGTCGGTGAGCTGGCTCGCGAGATCGTCTCAGCCACCTCCGGGGTCGGTCATCGATTCGGCCTCGGCGGCGATATCGACGGACACCGCAACTACACCGAACTGATCGAGCCCGGCCGCAACGGGCTGGCTGATCAGCCTCGCGGGGCGGAGATGCTGTACTCCTCCGGCACCACCGGCCGCCCGAAAGGTGTGAAGCCGGTGTTGCTGGATCTGCAGGTCGACCAGCCGGGAGAACCGCTGGTGGGTATGCTCGCCCACGGCTTCGGCTTGACTGCCGACGACCGCTATCTGTCTCCCGCGCCCATCTACCATGCCGCACCGTTGAAATGGTGTGGCGGGATCCATGCGCTCGGCGGCACGGTGGTGCTCATGGAGCGGTTCGACGCCGTCAAGGCGCTGGCGGCCATCGAGCAGTACCGCATCACCGCCACCCAGATGGTGCCGACGATGCTCATCCGGATGCTCCAATTGTCATCCGAGGAGCGTGACCGCTTCGATGTGTCGTCGCTGCGGGTGGCGGTCCACGCCGCCGCACCATGCCCGCCGGACGTCAAAGAGGCCATGATCGACTGGTGGGGGCCGAAACTCGTGGAGTACTACGGGGCCACCGAGGGGCATGGGGTGACGGTGGTGACGTCCCAGCAATGGGTCGACAAGCGCGGCACGGTGGGTCGCGCAGCGCTGGGCACCCTGCACATCTGTGACGACGAAGGCACGGAGTTGGCGCCCGGACAGGTCGGCACCGTGTATTTCGAACGCGAGCTGGCGCCCTTCGAATACCACAACGACCCGGAGAAGACGGCTGCAGCGCGACATCCGCAGCACGACAACTGGTCCACCGTGGGCGATATGGGCTACGTCGACGAGGACGGCTTTCTGTTCCTGACCGACCGCAAGGCATTCATGATCATCTCCGGCGGGGTGAACATCTATCCCCAGGAGATCGAGAACGTGTTCGCGCTGCATCCCAAGGTGGGCGATGTCGCCGTGATCGGCGTCCCGGATCCCGAGATGGGTGAACAGGTCAAGGCCGTTGTCCAGCTGCGCGATCCGGACCAAGCGGGTGACGACCTCGCGGCCGAGCTGATCGGCTATGTCCGCGATCGGATCGCGCATTACAAGGCACCCAAGACCGTCGATTTCGTCGAGGAACTGCCCCGACTGGCAACCGGCAAGCTGGCCAAACGCAAACTTCTCGACCAATACCTGGAGGTCCGGCAATGA
- a CDS encoding SCP2 sterol-binding domain-containing protein, translated as MGFASSDEVVKYIGGIFDEAFADPEIGPKLVDTGLVVAFDFTDPDAVVVIDMANKAVRSGVDGGAEPMATMSMTAETGNAYWQGKVNLPLAMAKKKIKVEGNVASLLKLAPLGKKLYGPYVERLKADGREDLLA; from the coding sequence ATGGGGTTCGCCAGCTCTGACGAAGTTGTCAAGTACATCGGCGGGATCTTCGACGAGGCCTTCGCCGACCCGGAGATCGGTCCGAAACTGGTCGACACCGGGCTCGTCGTGGCTTTCGACTTCACCGATCCCGACGCGGTCGTCGTGATCGACATGGCCAACAAGGCGGTGCGTTCGGGTGTCGACGGGGGAGCCGAGCCCATGGCGACCATGTCGATGACAGCCGAAACCGGCAATGCCTACTGGCAGGGGAAGGTGAACCTGCCGCTGGCCATGGCGAAGAAGAAGATCAAGGTCGAGGGCAATGTCGCCAGCCTCCTCAAACTGGCGCCGTTGGGTAAGAAGCTCTACGGCCCGTATGTCGAACGGCTCAAGGCCGACGGCCGCGAAGACCTGCTGGCCTGA